Proteins from a single region of Bdellovibrio svalbardensis:
- a CDS encoding sulfite exporter TauE/SafE family protein gives MNSAIFLAAGILASSFFGSWHCAGMCGPIATLMGQRKNLLPYHLGRFVSYNLLGVLAGSLGQFFLNSNFVHLRWISALLFAVVLIFMGVRWIAPDFLVRLIPSLEGHPLMRSLRKLQVFHLKQSGFVVGLLTALLPCGWLYTYVTAAIATKSIWGGVMVMTLFWLGSLPALSVLPSMIRQTIQTTPMKHQKIAGVILILAGLYSIFSFVFLH, from the coding sequence GTGAACTCGGCAATCTTCTTAGCAGCGGGAATTTTAGCATCAAGCTTCTTTGGAAGTTGGCATTGCGCCGGAATGTGTGGGCCCATCGCAACCTTGATGGGCCAGCGTAAAAATCTTTTGCCCTATCACCTCGGTCGTTTTGTTTCATACAACTTATTGGGGGTCCTCGCTGGATCCTTAGGGCAGTTCTTCTTAAACAGCAACTTCGTTCATTTGCGCTGGATATCAGCTTTGCTGTTTGCTGTTGTCCTTATTTTCATGGGAGTTCGCTGGATTGCCCCTGATTTTCTCGTTCGACTTATTCCCTCTTTGGAAGGGCATCCGTTAATGCGGTCCTTACGCAAGTTGCAGGTCTTTCACTTGAAGCAATCAGGATTTGTTGTGGGTCTTTTAACCGCACTTCTTCCTTGCGGTTGGCTTTACACTTACGTCACCGCGGCTATTGCAACAAAAAGCATCTGGGGTGGCGTGATGGTCATGACACTTTTCTGGCTGGGCAGCCTGCCCGCCCTTAGTGTCCTTCCTTCCATGATTCGTCAGACAATTCAAACGACACCTATGAAACACCAAAAGATCGCCGGTGTTATTCTCATTCTTGCCGGTCTTTATTCCATCTTCAGTTTTGTCTTTCTTCACTAG
- the ccoG gene encoding cytochrome c oxidase accessory protein CcoG produces MSDLDSGKLTSVDEHGDRLGIIPAEVRGFYRKHRTWTQLVLLVIFLGLPWTTIQGRQTILLNIPDREFALFGMLFKSHDAPLIFFILAFVTLGLAFVTSIWGRVWCGWACPQTVFIDAIYRRIELWTEGPYLKRRQLQASPMTMEKFLKSGSKWFLFVVVSSLIAHSFMAYFVGAKNLIQMIQNPPDENLTYFILVSAFTGLILFDFAWFREQFCVIMCPYGRIQSLLLDQKSLAIVYDVKRGEPRKAPNVPKEQQGDCVACNRCVQVCPTGIDIRNGLQMECIACTACADACDEIMEKVKKPKGLIRYDTLDFSKISLFRPRSMIYMAALIVLAAGLTYAISSREPVHIAILRGQGLPYSYVKNEQGEEVILNQFKIHIQNQGTADALYRLELPPDLLAKGVQLTVGENPLTLRQDESHEWYFFIRVSPLLMQQNSGQLKTRIILEDLKSSFKTEKELILVGPKNP; encoded by the coding sequence ATGAGCGATTTAGATTCTGGTAAGCTAACATCCGTTGATGAACATGGTGATCGCCTTGGTATCATTCCCGCTGAAGTTCGCGGCTTTTACCGCAAGCATCGGACCTGGACTCAGTTAGTCTTACTAGTGATCTTTTTGGGTCTACCTTGGACAACCATCCAAGGTAGACAAACAATCCTGCTCAATATCCCAGATCGAGAATTTGCCTTGTTTGGGATGTTGTTCAAATCTCATGATGCCCCGTTGATATTCTTTATTCTGGCCTTCGTCACTTTGGGACTGGCTTTTGTCACTTCCATTTGGGGGCGTGTATGGTGTGGCTGGGCCTGCCCACAAACGGTATTCATTGATGCCATCTACCGCCGTATCGAACTTTGGACTGAGGGCCCTTATCTAAAGCGCCGTCAGTTGCAAGCCAGCCCCATGACTATGGAAAAGTTTTTGAAGTCTGGTTCAAAGTGGTTCCTGTTCGTGGTCGTATCTTCTTTGATTGCCCATAGTTTCATGGCGTATTTCGTCGGCGCCAAAAATTTGATTCAGATGATTCAAAATCCTCCCGACGAGAATCTGACTTACTTCATTCTGGTATCGGCCTTCACAGGTTTGATCCTTTTTGATTTTGCTTGGTTCCGCGAACAATTCTGCGTGATCATGTGCCCATATGGTCGGATTCAATCTCTTCTCTTAGACCAAAAATCTTTGGCCATCGTCTATGATGTCAAACGCGGTGAACCCCGCAAGGCACCCAATGTTCCAAAGGAACAGCAGGGCGACTGTGTTGCCTGCAATCGTTGTGTTCAAGTCTGTCCTACGGGGATTGATATCCGCAATGGCTTACAAATGGAATGTATCGCTTGTACAGCCTGTGCCGATGCCTGCGATGAGATCATGGAAAAGGTCAAAAAACCTAAAGGTCTCATTCGTTATGACACCCTCGATTTTTCAAAAATTTCACTCTTCCGTCCTCGCTCTATGATTTATATGGCCGCTCTAATAGTTCTTGCAGCCGGACTCACTTACGCTATTTCGTCACGCGAGCCGGTCCATATTGCGATTTTGCGGGGCCAGGGACTTCCCTACTCTTATGTTAAGAACGAACAAGGCGAAGAGGTTATTCTCAATCAATTTAAAATACATATTCAAAATCAAGGCACCGCCGACGCCCTCTATCGTTTGGAACTCCCTCCAGACCTTCTCGCAAAAGGTGTGCAGCTGACTGTCGGTGAGAACCCACTCACGCTTCGCCAGGATGAAAGCCATGAATGGTATTTCTTTATTCGCGTCAGCCCTTTGCTCATGCAACAAAACTCAGGACAACTAAAAACTCGCATCATCCTGGAAGATTTGAAGAGTTCTTTCAAAACTGAAAAAGAGTTGATCCTGGTTGGACCGAAGAACCCGTGA
- a CDS encoding cbb3-type cytochrome c oxidase N-terminal domain-containing protein — protein sequence MSDSKEKFHEYDGIIEHDNPLPTWWLWTFFLTIIFAFLYFIHYQFAGGPTLTQELKVAMTQLEKEQAASVAASPVETEESLTEAFGKDGVVALGASTFQAKCAACHGQQLQGQIGPNLTDKFWIHGRGNRLDIVKVIREGVADKGMPPWGPVMKKEEIYAVTAFILSKKGSNPPGAKAPQGEEVP from the coding sequence ATGAGCGACTCTAAAGAAAAATTTCACGAATATGATGGCATCATCGAGCATGACAATCCCTTGCCGACTTGGTGGTTGTGGACCTTCTTCCTCACTATTATCTTCGCGTTCCTCTATTTCATTCACTACCAATTCGCCGGCGGTCCAACACTGACCCAGGAATTGAAAGTGGCCATGACTCAGCTTGAAAAAGAACAAGCTGCAAGTGTCGCGGCAAGTCCGGTGGAAACAGAAGAGTCTCTGACTGAGGCCTTCGGTAAGGACGGAGTTGTTGCTTTGGGAGCCTCAACTTTCCAAGCGAAGTGCGCTGCCTGCCACGGACAACAGCTCCAAGGTCAAATTGGTCCTAATTTGACGGATAAGTTCTGGATTCACGGTCGCGGCAACCGCCTGGATATCGTAAAAGTTATTCGCGAGGGCGTTGCTGACAAAGGTATGCCGCCATGGGGACCGGTTATGAAAAAAGAGGAGATCTATGCAGTGACTGCATTCATCCTCAGCAAAAAAGGCAGCAATCCCCCTGGTGCCAAAGCTCCACAAGGAGAAGAAGTGCCATGA
- a CDS encoding cbb3-type cytochrome oxidase subunit 3: MKQLGLAAFTDTYLTALGLIIFFLFFIGMILWVNHKDRKVLYKQMENMPLNDGELAHERL; this comes from the coding sequence ATGAAACAACTTGGATTGGCGGCCTTCACCGACACTTATTTGACAGCCCTCGGGTTGATTATCTTCTTTCTGTTTTTTATAGGCATGATTCTTTGGGTGAACCATAAAGACAGAAAAGTGTTATACAAACAAATGGAAAACATGCCCCTCAACGACGGAGAATTAGCTCATGAGCGACTCTAA